Sequence from the Arthrobacter pigmenti genome:
CGCATACCGCTGCTCGCGGACATCCCGGTGATCGGACCCATCCTGTTCAACCAGACCATCGTCGGCTACATCATGTACGCCGCCGTGATCATCATCTGGCTTGGGCTCTACCGCACCCGGTGGGGCCTTCGGGTGCGCGCCGTCGGAGAGCACCCGCAGGCCGCGGACACCATGGGCATCAAAGTCAACTCCACCCGATTCTTCAACGTCCTGCTCGGTGGAGCGGTAGCCGGCTTCGGCGGCGCTTTCTTCACCCTCGTCTCGGTCAGCACCTTCACCCGCGACATGACGGCCGGCCAAGGCTACATCGCCCTCGCAGCACTGATCTTCGGGCGCTGGAACCCCATCGGAGCGTTCTTCGCAGCCCTCCTGTTCGGTTTCGCCACCAACCTCCGCTTTGTGCTCTCGATCATCGGCACGGACGTACCAAGCCAATTCCTGGCCATGCTCCCCTACATCGTGACCATCGCCGCCGTCGCCGGACTCGTCGGCCGGTCCCGACCACCCGCCGCAAGCGGCACCCCATACGTCAAGGAATAACAACATGACCACAACAACGACGACGACGGGCGGCGGCACGCGCGAGGACATTCCCTGGGCGGAACTCCGCAAGGCCGCGACGGAGGCGATGCGCAAGGCCTACGTCCCGTACTCAAGGTTCCCGGTGGGGGCAGCCGCACTCACCGAGGACGGGCGTATAGTTTCCGGCTGCAACGTGGAGAACGCGTCCTACGGGCTCACGCTCTGCGCGGAATGCTCCCTGGTCAGCGCGTTGCAGATGACGGGCGGCGGGAAGCTGGCCGCTTTCAGCTGCGTGGACGGCGAGGGCAATGCGCTCATGCCGTGCGGGCGGTGCCGGCAATTGCTGTACGAGTTCCGGGCACCCGGCATGTTGCTGATGACAGTCAGCGGTATCAAGACCATGGATGAGGTGCTGCCGGATGCCTTCGGGCCGCAGAACCTTACTGAAGCAGGCACCGCCTGGACAGGAAGCGCACCATGACCGAAAATTTCGACGCCGTCGACATCATCCGGATCAAGCGAGATAGAGGGACGCTGAGCCCGGCCCAGATCGACTGGACCATCGATGCCTATACCCGTGGTGCTATTGCCGACGAGCAGATGGCCGCGCTGAACATGGCCATCCTGCTGAACGGCATGGACCGCGCGGAGATCTCCCGCTGGACCGCCGCGATGATCGCCAGCGGCGAGCGGATGGACTTCTCGGCGCTTGGGAAGGCCACAAGCGACAAGCACTCCACAGGCGGGGTAGGGGACAAGATCACGCTGCCGCTGGCGCCGCTGGTTGCCGTGTTCGGCGTTGCGGTGCCGCAATTGTCCGGTAGGGGCCTTGGCCACACCGGTGGAACCCTCGACAAGCTCGAGTCCATTCCCGGGTGGCGGGCGCAGCTCTCCAATGACGAGATGATGGCCCAGCTTGCCGACGTCGGCGCCGTCATCTGTGCTGCCGGTGCAGGCCTGGCACCGGCAGACAAGAAGCTTTACGCGCTGCGGGACGTGACGGGTACCGTCGAAGCCATTCCGCTCATCGCCTCCTCGATCATGAGCAAGAAGATCGCCGAGGGGACCGGCTCGCTGGTTCTCGACGTGAAGGTCGGCAGCGGTGCCTTCATGAAGGATGAGGCACAGGCTCGCGAGCTCGCCGAAACCATGGTGGCACTCGGTACTGACGCCGGCGTGAAGACCGTTGCACTCCTGACCAACATGTCCACGCCGCTGGGGCTGACCGCGGGTAACGCAATTGAGGTGGAGGAATCCGTCGAGGTGCTCGCCGGTGGCGGACCGGACGACGTCGTTGAACTCACCGTCAGGCTGGCTCAGGAGATGCTCAGCAGCGCCGGCATGAACGACGCCGATCCAGCCCAGGCGCTCAGGGACGGCCGCGCAATGGACGTCTGGAACCGGATGATCGAGGCACAGGGCGGGGATCCGCGTGCCGCACTTCCCGTCGCCAAGGAATCGGAAACGGTGTATGCGCCGGCCGACGGCGTTCTGGTTGAACTCGATGCGCTCGCCGTCGGCGTTGCGGCCTGGCGCCTTGGTGCCGGCCGCGCGCGGAAGGAGGACGCTGTCCAGGCTGGGGCAGGGGTGCGGCTCCACGCCAAGCCGGGCGCCCACGTCCGCGCCGGCGAACCGCTGATGACGCTCCTGACTGACACCCCGGAGAAGTTTGCGCGTGCGCGCGAGGCGCTGGAAACCGCCGTCGTAATTGCGCCGGATGGATCCAGGCCGTCCCAGCAGCTCATCATCGACCGCATCGCCTGACCGGCAACCCATCGCGTTGACGGGTCATACCGCAGGGGGACTATCCGTGGTGACAAGATCAGCCCTTCGGGCGACGCGGGGGTCTGCGCTTAAACCCTAACCTTGGAGAAAGGCTGGAGCCGGGGGTCTCTCAGGGGGAAACCCCATGGTGGCACCGAATCGATACTGGCATCGTTAGATGTGCCGCATCGGGCTGCTGCGGCACCGAAAGCCAACTATCCAAGGAGCACTGTGGAAGCGATCACTGCTGTGACGAGTGGGCTGAGTGACTTCATCCTCAGCACCGCGGAGCAGCCGTGGGTCTACCTCCTGGTATTCGTGTGCTGCACGGTTGACGGCTTCTTCCCGCCGTTCCCCAGCGAATCCGTAGTGGTGGGATTGGCTTCGCTCGTGATCACCCAGGGCGTTCCCAACAGCTGGCTGCTGATCCTGGTGGCCGCGTTGGGCGCCTTCGTAGGCGACAACATCGCCTACCTGATGGGCAGGGGTATCGGTACCAAGCGGTTCGC
This genomic interval carries:
- a CDS encoding cytidine deaminase; protein product: MTTTTTTTGGGTREDIPWAELRKAATEAMRKAYVPYSRFPVGAAALTEDGRIVSGCNVENASYGLTLCAECSLVSALQMTGGGKLAAFSCVDGEGNALMPCGRCRQLLYEFRAPGMLLMTVSGIKTMDEVLPDAFGPQNLTEAGTAWTGSAP
- a CDS encoding thymidine phosphorylase, which produces MTENFDAVDIIRIKRDRGTLSPAQIDWTIDAYTRGAIADEQMAALNMAILLNGMDRAEISRWTAAMIASGERMDFSALGKATSDKHSTGGVGDKITLPLAPLVAVFGVAVPQLSGRGLGHTGGTLDKLESIPGWRAQLSNDEMMAQLADVGAVICAAGAGLAPADKKLYALRDVTGTVEAIPLIASSIMSKKIAEGTGSLVLDVKVGSGAFMKDEAQARELAETMVALGTDAGVKTVALLTNMSTPLGLTAGNAIEVEESVEVLAGGGPDDVVELTVRLAQEMLSSAGMNDADPAQALRDGRAMDVWNRMIEAQGGDPRAALPVAKESETVYAPADGVLVELDALAVGVAAWRLGAGRARKEDAVQAGAGVRLHAKPGAHVRAGEPLMTLLTDTPEKFARAREALETAVVIAPDGSRPSQQLIIDRIA